A single genomic interval of Heliangelus exortis chromosome 20, bHelExo1.hap1, whole genome shotgun sequence harbors:
- the PCTP gene encoding phosphatidylcholine transfer protein isoform X2 — protein sequence MDLDFRKQWDQYVKELYEKTNDGEKVIYWQVKYPFPLSNRDYVYIRECREMDVDGRKIWVVLAQSVSVPQCPEKPGIIRVKSYKQSLAIESDGKTGSKVYMYYFDNPGGMIPSWLVNWTAKSGVPAFLKDVQKACRDYSKSI from the exons ATGGATTTAGATTTCAGAAAGCAGTGGGATCAGTATGTGAAAG AACTATATGAAAAAACAAACGATGGTGAAAAAGTAATCTACTGGCAAGTGAAATacccttttcctctctcaaaCAGAGAT TACGTCTATATTCGGGAGTGTCGAGAGATGGATGTTGATGGAAGGAAGATCTGGGTTGTGTTAGCTCAAAGTGTGTCTGTTCCTCAGTGCCCTGAGAAGCCTGGCATCATCAGAGTTAAAAGCTATAAGCAAAGTCTGGCAATAGAAAGTGATGGCAAAACTGGATCTAAAG TCTATATGTACTATTTTGATAATCCTGGTGGCATGATTCCTTCATGGCTGGTCAATTGGACTGCCAAG AGTGGTGTGCCTGCTTTCTTGAAGGATGTGCAAAAAGCTTGCCGTGATTATTCTAAGAGCATTTAG